From the genome of Ziziphus jujuba cultivar Dongzao chromosome 4, ASM3175591v1:
aatacatataaatatatggttactaaaaataaaataattccttAGAAATGCCAAGAAGTTGATAAACTTCTTgagtaataagaaaaaaaaaataaaaataaaaataaaaaagaagaaagaaatgccAAGAAGTTCACATGCTCACGTTTCATCAGCTCTTGAGTAATAAATAGAAACAAGAAAACACTTGCAGGCATACTCGTATAACCATAGGTACCAAATATAAGTTCACAGAAAATTCAAGGTTTACCTATTACATCAGCTTCACAAAGGCAGGCAAGGCTTTGAAAACCAAGAGCTTGAATAAGAGGATCTCGGCTCTCAATGCATGCCTGTTAAAACAAGAATTCAGAGTACTTTATAACTGCATGCATGAGAGTAAAAAGTGTCTCAGGCGAAACGGAATACAGAAAATCCTTACTGAAACAGACAAGATAAGGTCCACACCCCTATCAGCATTTTTTCTGCAAACATCCCGAACAGAAGCAGCCATACTAATACATATATTTCTCTCAGACTTGAATTCAGTGAAACCTTTGGGAAGCAATACTCCCTAAATATTAAAAACGAAACAGTGCAAAGTCCATAAGAACAtactaaaagtaaaaaaacaaaaacagcatGCAAACAGCATCAGATTTTAGCACATGAAGTAGGCCTCTTCACAGTCTTTCCTGTAGTTTCTTCCCTCAGGATTGACTTAGAAATCCAAATAGAGCATTATTAGGATCATTAAgccaagaaaaaaatgaaagcgaTACATCATGACAAAAATCTTACTTGCAAACTCCCAAAGGCACGATCATTTATTTCCCAGGTTTGACAAAGCAGACGAATGGCCGTTGCATGTAAGGTTCTGAACACAACAGAAACAATTTATATTGGTTCAAATAATTGCTCAAAATTAAGTAAAACCTATGAAGTTATTGCGAAGCCAATGATGAGCTATCCAATATATTACAGCAAGCGACATATCATTTAAGGATCCCCTCCAGGAACAGGAAGTCATAAGGTATAGCAATTCCAATtcatcaaaggaaaaaaaataaaagaataacggAAAAATAAGGTGATAAAGGAAGTTTCTAAATAGTACATACGGTTTGGCATCCTTCTGAAGCATTGGCATAATAGTCTGAACTATCAGTGGTATCATCATGGAATGTGAAGCAAGTGCTGGAAGCATTCCTAGAAGTTTCAGCTGTAGAACAGTTGAATTAAGAAACTACAACAACGTTGTCAAATGAAAGAGCCAAAAGAAAGTACATATGCCCATTATTAACTCATGAAATTTGAGTCCAAGATACAGAAGGCAAACATACCAACATGGTATGGCTAATTACGTCTTTCCTTGTGAATATGTTACTGAAAAATAGGATCACTAGCAACAAGTGAGCTCCCAACTTAGGATCCACGATGGCTATAGCAGCCAAAGAATCTACAGCTTCACACCCCAGTGACTTATGCATCAGCAAAACACCAGCAATGGCACAGAGTAACGAGGGAATATCTACAAGAGCAGATTGTGAAGAGAATGCGAAACCAGTTACAAGATTTAAAAACAGAGGAACTTGAATAAATGAAGGTCTTAATATCCTACCAGAAGCAAATGTATCCTGCGGTACAGAAAGTGATAACAAGGACTTCTGTTTATCAATAATCGATAAAGAGTATTCTCTTAATTGAGAAGCCCATGAGCCAGGCATATTGTGCATTTCTTTGCCATCAAAAGAAAGACATAGAAAGAACCCAGACAATGAATGCTGATCCTGTAGAAGCGcaaatatgttttatgaaacTTTAATCACTATTTGCTAGCCATAGTTGCTGTCGTATTGAATTTATAAGAATAAGATCATCACTTCCTTCCCAAACTACACATGTGATAGCCAAATAAGGGTCTTAAAATTTACAGCCTTTCCTTTATAGAATATAAGTTATAATTTCACTTCTCCAGGATTGGTAATTCATGAATTAGAAACATAGATCATATCCTCGATTTCCCTCCCTCCCACGCTCTTTTACTCTTTCAAAACAAACACTAAGTTAAAAGGTAATGTGAAAGAGGTTAGGCAAGGAATACCAAGAAAACTGCATCTGCGACAAAAAGATCTTTTGAAGgggggaagaaaataaaaaaaataaataaataaaaataaaaataaaaacctgaaACCACTGATGTTGCATAAGTCTAAAGATGATAGATCCAGGTGAGCTTAGAGATGGAAACCCAGcttcttttgttgttttatttcttGGTGCAACAAAAAGTTCTAGCAAAAGCTTCTCTAAGATGATCAGAAGATCGGCTGCTGCTCCTCTGACAGATTTAGAAGTAGAAGACAAAAGGCTGATGACAGGAAATGTCAATAAAAGCTCTTCATGCAGAGCATGTGCTGTCCTGCCAACAATATAttctgaaaagaaaataaagtagtaaataagataaaatataagagggaggagaagaagaagatcgtAATGGCGtaagaagaataaataaaacagcAAATTTGGGAAAACAAAGTGTGAACAAAACTATCCATACTAAACAATGAGCTCTCCTTCCCAAAAAGTTATGCCTTGATATAAAATTCAACAagttagaaaattatatattttctttttgcctttttttaatAAGACAATGTACTAACGTCAACAGAAAAGGCCAACAAAAAAGGCCATTGAAATTCAAAACAAACTTATTCAGTATACCATTTCCATATTTCCACTTAAGGAGGAAGTGGAGAAGTTTCAATACAGACAGCTGTTCATGCTCAAGCTCCAATTGAGAGAGTATAACAAATAAGGATAGCACTACTGAAGATAGTTTATGTACATATTGCAATCCTAAATCTTTTTGAGCAAATAACATGCGCCCGGAGAGTTCAGCTATGGGCTCAATCCAACCAAAATGCCTTTGATGAAGTAAACATATTGACAGAATTGCCTCTAACAGGTCAAGACCGCAAAATTGAGCCTCAGAAATCAGCTGCAATAAAGaacagaaaaaacaataaacgaATCAAGAAACAGGATGAGATAATATGATCAGATATCCCTAACCGTAAACCCAATGATACATTCTTAAAACAACATTGAACTCAGCAAATGGAACAAGAGTGAGCTTTTACAAAGCCACTTACCAATCCCATTTCTGCCCAACGCCTCAAGACCACCACAAATGCATCCACCATACATtccacaaaatatataaaattcctaGATTCCTGTAAAGTTTcaagttataaataaatatatacgaGGCACAAAGTTGAAATGAAAATTTGTTCTAAAATTGTACGAATCACTCCAACCATGATCCAACAGACCCCAAAAAAAGCCAACAAACAGCACTCTTTATCAAACAAGTAACAACTGACTTGCCTCTGAATTCTTGCAGGGAGCATATTTAAGAGCCTCTGTTAACAACTTAAAGACAGGCATTGACTCGGGAGGATATAAGCAACAAAATGATGTCATAGACGATATCAAATGCCTTGCAAACATAGATGATGATGCTGTATCCATAAAGGGTATCCTTAGAATAGAATAGTTCAGAAATGGTTTTAAGAATTCACAAATTTCCACCATCCCCAATTGCTTGTGACTTGCCATCAACAGTAAAACTTGCTGCACAAGTTCAGACTGAACCTCTGATCGGCACGACAGAACCTGCCActcatttggaaaaaaaataaaataaattaaaaaaaaaaagcttcaagTTCTAATTCCTCATAATTTACCCACATTGTCTCtatattcaaatatttcaacCGAACCAACGGTCAAAAACTAAGGCCATGTTTGGTTTCACATCAAATCACATATCAGAAACGAAAGCCCAAACCGCCTTAgacacccccaaaaaaaaaaaaaaaaaaatccgtgCTGAATTCAAAAGTTTTATACTTTAAGTcgtaaatttaaaacaaaatcagTTTTCCAATGCAGCTGAGACATAATTCTGAAATTTAATCCTATATATTACGTACAACAAACCAATAACAGAGTTGTCTAGAAACTCTTGGGACTCCTTTTTTACCTTGAAAAAGGGGTGACCTTCCGTCAAACTTGAATGCCACTTGACATAGTTCTTCTGAAACCCAAACCTCACAAGGAATCCCAAGCTTTTGACGAAAAGGTCCACAAATCTCGAGTCGGTCCCTTCGAGAGCAGACTGGAGCTCCAGCAACCCGCGAGAGACGTCCATTTGGGAGTCCATGACCAGGCGGCATAGCTCGCGAACTGACTGGTCGATGACGGCTGAGGAGTTGGAGTGGAGGCACTGAGAAATGGCTTCTCTTCCGGGTTCGGACTCGGAGTCCAGGTGCTTCGGGGCGGAGCGTAGCTTCGCGAATATTGAAATTACGGCGTACTTCTGGAGCGACGGTTGGGGTACCCGGATTTTCTCCAGCAACGGAGTGTACGACTCCATGGGAGACTAGTACAAGAAAAAGGGTTTTtctgcctttttttcttttcttttcttttcagtaGACGATGAAGAAGAATATGTTTACTCTCTCTCACTACAGTCGAAAAAGAAGAACAACATCAAAACGACCGCGTATAACTAATTCTAAACTTTGAGGCCTTACGTTTACGGGCCATGCTCAAAATAACCACCCCACCaatccattttttaaaaataacaatttatttatttttttaaaaagtagccCATTTTTTGCTTATCTGGACGAAAATACCCTttcataatgatttttttttttctctctctatcaaaacacttcttttttttcttttcttgtttttgtttttttttttttctttcctctacCTTCGAATCTATCGACTCATCTAgggtttctttctatttttccttttctttccctttcgaaAACTCAATCATTGTTGCCACCCAGAGACAGAGAAGAGACACACCATTGTGGGCTCTACTCTGATCTGTCATTTGTCGCTGCCATCATCGTCGCACCACCATTGTCGCCACAGTTGATGAGAATTCCAGTTCGAGTGGTTCCTCTCGATGTGTTTCTACTTTCCTAAATGTTGTCGTTCTCGGCAATGTTGTGAGTGAACCTTGTCCTTTACTACGTTATCACCGCTTTTCTGGTTTCTATACCATAAATTATcgatgctattttttttttctctctcttagtTTTGATTCATTTTCGCGTTAGTATAGTAGTTTGGGTGGTTGGGTCTTTATACTTTTAGAGAGCACAGATTGATTCATTGGAATTTGGTTGGATttgcttttctctttttaatatatagatcTTTGAATCTGGTTTGTGTTTGGATCTTTGGCAATGTTGGTTCATGTGGTTAGGATTGATAACTGCTTCGATTTTGAGGTCAGTTCCTCATACGAAATTTATCTTGTTGGCAAGGAACTGAGGACTTGAGAAAGGAAATAGGTCATTGCAGCGAAAGATAGCTTCGAACTTGAGGACATCTTATATTTTCTCTTACTCATTTGAtttcagagtttttttttttagtattgttttgttttttttttttttcaattttttaggaATTAAATGTTGTTGCCTTTCGAGATAGTCGGATAGTGCAACTTGTTGTCTATTGAATTGCAGACTTGGTCTTTGCATGGAAAATGATATCAAATGGGTCCAACCATTATATCGTGATCTTTTCCCTCTTTTTATAAGTATCAATGCTCGCATTGGTGGTTCTATGAAACATTgaagttttttatatatttttccttatgaACTATGAGAAGCTATTTGATGATTAGTCTATATTGCAAAGTGTTAAATCttgataattttattacatTGGTTGTTCTCTTAACTGTTTGGAGATCCTTATGTATCTTCTTTGAACATTTTTTGGTGCTCATAATATTTAGGGTGCCGGTAAATCAACAATTTTGAACAGTCTAATTGGACATCCTGTTTTGGTACgttgaatttgtattttaatagtgggatccttttttattattttttctatttgataGGACTGCGTAGAAGTTTCTTCTTTATTCTGAagttttatttctcatttactTTCAGCCAAATGGTGAAAAGGGTGCAACTCAGGCTCCCATAAGCATTGATTTACAAAGGGATGGTACTTTGAGCAGCAAATTATACAAGAAGTGGACTTTGGTTGGTGCATTGACTGTATCAGGACAAGGAAGTTGCTTCCAATATCCCAATTATGAAAACAAGCATCATTTCTTCTATGAGGTGGTTTTGGCTGTAGAGTCTAGATGGCATTTCAGTACAAGATGGATGATTTACATAAATACTTAAATTATTGAGTACTGATATAAGCTTAGATTATTGGCTCGACttcattgcaattttttttttttaatgtaaacaACTAGGTGCTATATTGCAagaagtgaattttttttttcctagatttatataaatcttttgatttatatttttcataaacaatattaaagcTCATTTACCAATTGAATCAGATTTAATTGCTATTTTTTCCCCCCCAGCCTTGGTTTCAAAAAGATTGTAGGATAGAAAGTCCAGCATTAGTTCCCAAAAGAATCAGGTAAatgtcaaattatatttattgccTTTATTTatgcttcttcttctccctCTCTAACCACATTTATAATATGGTAATTCAGAAActtaatttgaaaatgatatttgcTTAAACACAATTCTAACATGTATGATATTTTGTGACTTATCATGATGATTGCTTATTTGTGATCCATAGTTTGGAGATGGGGATGGTTTATATctctattatttatgtatttatgtttactgcaaagaaaatgaaatccatTGATGCGTTTAGTGGCACATATTTCTGCATTTAGGCTAATGTTATTTGTTAGTCATCTTATGCATCTGCTAGTGTCTTATATTTGTTATGATCATTTTCCAAACAATTTTATGCCCAGTTGGCTTTGCAAACCAATCTCAACAAAGTTAGCATGCAAATTATTCTTAGAGTTTAAGATTAGAGATAAATAAGTGCTTCCCTTTTAATGAATCATGTGATCCTCTATCAATGATAATCCTATGCTAGACCTACTATGAATTGGGCTcgcaaaacttttttttatatcaaaactgAAAGAGGAATTATTGATAAGTTAGATATATTGAGAGAATATGCGAGTTACATTAGAAGACCTACCCATTATACAAGAATAAAATTAActcattttagtttaattaagaaatatttaaatatttaaattttttactattattgattttttatttttttagcactaaaggagcaagtgatggaccaagcagaaaattgaagcacaaaatttgagATCATATAGTTGCAAATGACTactgagaaaattaaaaaaataaggattTAAAGCtctcacaaacacacacacacacacacacacacacacacacatactcacaaagataaagaaagagagagagggagagataaagagatagagaagcattggtggtggtttgttttccattaatgtaagttgctattttgaacaaaatagaaaatgttATGCAAGTTGATGCTGCATTAATGCATTAATATTGAATACGGTACGATTTGAAGGTACATAGTCATCCCAGAATGAAGCCATTATGGGAATAAGTGATCTGCAATGCAAGTGATTTAAGCATTCGAAAATAAATGACCAACATTAAAAAAtggagtttttaaaaaatttgcacTGTAAAGCATAATGTAACCCTTAATATCTTTCTATATGAGTTGTTTTATTGCAGTGGTGACTGTGGTATTTTTACACTCAAGCCTATGGAGTTTTTACATGTTAGATTACCATTGActttcacacaagatgacatagagttcttcaggaggaagtatgctcatgaggcttacaacaaagaactaagcatatacGTTAGGCGATGATGCATTTTTCTAATAGATTTTCCTCCAAGCAGAAATCGTTTTCCTtctgttgaaatttttttcctccaagtgGAAATATTTTCCTCTAGTCGGAAATCCCACATGGTTAATTAaagcttctggataattttctgcctagcggaaaatttttcctccaagcggaaatcgttttcctcctgttggaaaattttttttccaagcgaAAATCGTTTTCCTcttgttggaaaaaaatttccttcaagcggaaattgttgaataatatttaGTCATATTGGAAACTAATTTTCTCcattttgaaaatcaatttctaatagattgtttaagttaatagtagggtaaaaaaacattgaaagtggagacaaatattatataagatgaagatggatttaacaaaaaatgtattgacgtttaaaatcaataaccatttaaaagaaaagaaaaaatgatatatatttgtttttcttttcaaaatcatttggacatttcataaaatgagatgtaaactaaagatttaaaatctaTTCCAAAAAgtctcttttcatttgggattaaattcaaaaaaagaaaaaaattgctaataaatcttccaccgtcgagtagaaaatataatatccaatatatgaaataattatcaaaatatattaaaccataacactaaattaaaactttctaattcgaaacataagacaatggatttgtacatctctgcctataatgccAACATCActgcatcggctacatctacgtccaataacattttcaccttcggatggtatgcatGGCATCCTCGGCCTACCGGTTTGCCTACATGTCCATctcggtggaagaacaatatgACTTGCCATGTCATCCGAAGCATGctactgtttttcatctaacacaggATAAAtagactcagcataagctgcacgatatgcatcttCGGTGTAgaaatgagaacacatgccataagtaGCAATTTTGCATTCTTTACAAGCGGTAATACAATGATCATAAGGATATTGaccaagatcgaagactttgcatgagcatattttttattggagattaactgtacccctcaaactcccaccttccacaagaaattcatgcatattaacggCCTTCACATGTAGTCCAATAGACTCCAAATTTTGGAGTTTGAGTTGCTTTTCCATATGGtcagtgtcaggacccgtccaaaattcctcaccggaaccctagacaagccctgatcccagagaaaccctaccggacccttcaatggaaaatccgacagaacctcccctaagggttggacttaccacaaatttcctgtactgaaaacacacttttatattcatccccttattcctcccacaaactataagttgatttccacaaatttacagcactccaaatgaataacagtaatccagtgcataattaatacataaatgtccaggacagtatacagagcttcatgaagtactattaagtatagaatacaacaaggatgaaagaaatattacaattgaaataaacgaagacaaatctaccaccccttgcatctaagggaacggaatttcaaaacgtgagatgctaatcatctcagtgagtgaccctatctactgaacacttttaatattaatagtataacaaataaaggaatttaattaataccaacaattaaataaataaataaataataaacctttgaaagtaatattttctctcaaaaccctcactattcactccgttggaaatgttccctttttaaaacattttcacaaaacccgttattcgtattccccgaaaaccaagggatcaattaatttaataaacaataaataaataccccaaatataaataaaatgtaataaaatataataaataatttttgaacactttggggtttgaaatttctatccgaaaatttatacttgacgcaccacaccatataccaatgatgccctccgatacccagtgtctcgagcaccgactggcggggaggttaaagaggaAAACTTGCATACGACGCTTCGGCGTCCTGAtagcgccgctgctgaaaccatcatcccggccacggaggggggcggctatgtgcactatataaaacttgcctgccctcggtccaatggcaactcacgggagacataataacttgtgtgctaaccacatatacagccagaacaccaatactatatgagtgcgtctaaaaccaattattaagtttcttattaccgtactgattttccaaaaattaccgtggaaaatataccagttttcaaattcaccatcccacattttcctttaacatttccggtacgaaaccatcgataacgatatgcaaataatttttctcgtatcacaaagtccatcaaataatattccacgggcataattatcgaatttgaaaccaccaatttaaacaaatattttccttaaaatatttaaatcaattatgcccaaaaaataatataaaaatccaaacacaattaattaatgaaaatactttgctcatgtgtaataaatacaattaaatcacaataaaataataatcgggaatttcttaataacccaaaatttccgtttagcatcaatgggtatatatatataaaataatattttttccacaattatatttaaattccaccacatgagcataatttcatataccaaattaaca
Proteins encoded in this window:
- the LOC107415479 gene encoding uncharacterized protein LOC107415479 isoform X1; the encoded protein is MLVHVVRIDNCFDFEGAGKSTILNSLIGHPVLPNGEKGATQAPISIDLQRDGTLSSKLYKKWTLVGALTVSGQGSCFQYPNYENKHHFFYEVVLAVESRWHFSTRWMIYINT
- the LOC107415479 gene encoding uncharacterized protein LOC107415479 isoform X2, whose protein sequence is MLVHVVRIDNCFDFEPNGEKGATQAPISIDLQRDGTLSSKLYKKWTLVGALTVSGQGSCFQYPNYENKHHFFYEVVLAVESRWHFSTRWMIYINT